In Paenibacillus larvae subsp. larvae, the following proteins share a genomic window:
- the uvsE gene encoding UV DNA damage repair endonuclease UvsE, producing MIVRFGYVAMSTLVANASPSKTMTVAYFKKLSDREAAVRKLERIASENLHNTLRLLKHNKAYDIMVYRLSSKLIPLFGHELLKDWRPIKALQESFQAIGEYSRKYGMRLSFHPDHFTVLSTPRKEVLEHSQQDLGRHVSMLHAMGLGEESKCNIHIGGMYGDKQKSGERFVRQFGALPWEIRRHITLENDDKTYTALETLEIAEQVGTPMVLDLHHHTVNNPGGESPEELWPRIAKTWEGQPLIPFAPSLSAFAALSGEEKVPLPPKIHLSSPKSEKDALSHADFVGVEPLLPFLKAIAPATPRLDIMIEAKMKDQALLKLMEDLQREGIRAAGQAAVEIPG from the coding sequence ATGATCGTCCGCTTCGGTTATGTAGCCATGTCCACCCTGGTAGCAAACGCGTCCCCCTCGAAAACAATGACAGTGGCCTATTTCAAAAAACTGTCTGACCGGGAAGCGGCTGTCCGGAAGCTGGAACGCATCGCATCGGAAAATTTACATAATACGCTCAGGCTGCTTAAGCATAATAAGGCCTATGATATTATGGTATACCGATTGTCGTCGAAACTGATTCCGCTGTTCGGCCATGAACTGTTAAAGGACTGGCGGCCCATCAAAGCTCTTCAGGAATCGTTTCAGGCTATTGGAGAATATAGCCGCAAATACGGTATGCGTTTGAGTTTCCATCCGGATCATTTCACGGTGCTGAGTACACCGCGCAAAGAAGTGCTTGAACATTCACAACAGGATTTAGGAAGGCATGTGAGCATGCTTCACGCCATGGGTTTAGGAGAGGAATCCAAATGCAATATACATATTGGCGGGATGTATGGGGATAAGCAAAAATCAGGGGAACGGTTCGTCAGGCAGTTTGGTGCATTGCCCTGGGAAATCCGCCGTCATATAACACTCGAAAATGACGACAAGACCTATACCGCGCTGGAAACACTGGAAATTGCAGAGCAGGTGGGAACTCCTATGGTGCTGGACCTCCATCACCATACAGTTAACAATCCGGGTGGGGAGTCTCCGGAAGAACTGTGGCCCCGTATTGCAAAAACGTGGGAAGGCCAACCCCTTATTCCATTTGCTCCCTCATTGTCAGCTTTTGCAGCATTGTCCGGTGAAGAAAAGGTCCCTTTGCCTCCCAAGATTCACCTGTCCAGTCCCAAAAGCGAAAAGGATGCGCTTAGCCATGCGGATTTTGTCGGGGTAGAGCCGCTGCTCCCGTTTTTGAAGGCTATTGCTCCGGCGACGCCGAGGTTGGATATAATGATTGAGGCCAAAATGAAAGATCAAGCCCTCCTGAAACTGATGGAGGATCTACAACGCGAGGGCATCCGGGCAGCCGGACAAGCGGCTGTTGAAATACCAGGATAA
- a CDS encoding amidase domain-containing protein, whose protein sequence is MEWKQALYRYVDAHNKMMAEYNADAASESVRDSSYLDKQQVRLERMKDQIKQRGGRSLRHETRVKLRHVKQGYGVIAAELEFRRRWIYTIAKKEYTQETREREIVTLREFKGSWILTSVQPIQHEGERSRQEFHVQHHSLSKDYMDATVYPSEPLLNKQINTIGTPFARTVRYDRKEAARYADLWWDQPNPAYLTFEVDCTNYVSQCLFAGGAPMNYTGKRESGWWYSGMEGSRELWSYSWAVAHALQSYLPRGRRYLGGTEVNSAGELLPGDVICYDWDGNGRFQHNTIVTAKDKNGMPLVNAHTVSSYHRYWDYRDSYAWTKQTRYVFIHIHDNFNE, encoded by the coding sequence ATGGAATGGAAACAGGCTCTTTACCGCTATGTGGATGCACACAATAAAATGATGGCTGAATATAATGCTGATGCCGCTTCCGAGTCGGTTCGGGATTCAAGCTACTTAGATAAACAGCAGGTCAGGCTGGAGCGTATGAAAGACCAAATCAAACAGAGGGGGGGCAGATCGCTCCGCCACGAGACCAGGGTTAAACTGCGTCATGTAAAACAGGGGTATGGGGTTATAGCAGCCGAGCTGGAATTTCGCAGGAGATGGATCTATACAATCGCAAAAAAGGAATATACCCAGGAAACGAGAGAAAGGGAAATAGTGACCTTGAGAGAATTTAAGGGAAGCTGGATCCTTACATCTGTACAGCCAATACAGCATGAGGGAGAAAGAAGTAGGCAGGAGTTTCATGTCCAGCATCATTCCCTTTCAAAGGATTATATGGATGCTACGGTTTATCCGTCAGAACCTTTATTAAATAAACAAATAAACACAATAGGAACTCCATTCGCACGTACAGTCCGCTATGACCGGAAAGAAGCTGCCCGTTATGCCGACCTGTGGTGGGATCAGCCAAACCCGGCTTATTTAACGTTTGAGGTGGACTGTACAAACTATGTTTCACAGTGCCTCTTTGCAGGTGGCGCGCCAATGAACTATACTGGAAAAAGAGAGTCTGGTTGGTGGTATTCCGGTATGGAAGGTTCACGGGAACTTTGGAGCTACAGTTGGGCGGTTGCCCATGCGCTTCAATCATATCTGCCGCGCGGCCGCAGGTATCTCGGGGGGACTGAAGTGAATTCAGCCGGAGAACTTCTTCCGGGGGACGTCATCTGTTATGACTGGGACGGCAACGGAAGATTTCAACATAACACGATAGTTACCGCCAAGGATAAGAATGGCATGCCGCTTGTAAATGCCCATACGGTAAGCAGTTATCACCGTTATTGGGATTACCGGGATTCATATGCCTGGACGAAGCAAACCAGATATGTTTTTATCCATATTCACGACAACTTCAACGAATGA
- a CDS encoding D-alanine--D-alanine ligase, which translates to MNRKKKIGLIYGGKSGEHEVSLQTAFAVLQSIDFSKYDITPFYITKKGDWKSGPALTAPVSSKEMLMFGDREPAALDVFGGLQKREVVISSAIESQPETSVDVVLPLLHGTFGEDGTIQGLFEMANIPYAGAGVLASAVGMDKVIMKKVFAQEDLPQCVFRHFTRSQWQKDQPFFLMGLEISIGYPCFIKPANLGSSVGISKARNRDELIKAVEEAFKYDRKVIIEEFVEAREIEVAVLGNEEPEVSVPGEIISSKNSDFYDYKAKYQDGNSIMVIPADIPEETAAQIQELAIRAFKAIDGSGLSRVDFFMRNSDGHILINEINTMPGFTPFSMYPLLWKESGKPYAQLLDELIDLALERHAEKQKLKYSMEN; encoded by the coding sequence ATGAACCGGAAAAAGAAAATCGGATTGATCTATGGGGGGAAGTCGGGGGAACACGAGGTATCCTTACAGACTGCATTTGCTGTTCTTCAATCCATCGATTTCTCCAAATATGACATTACCCCTTTTTATATTACGAAAAAAGGCGACTGGAAATCGGGACCTGCCTTGACGGCTCCCGTTTCCAGCAAAGAGATGCTCATGTTCGGTGATCGGGAACCTGCTGCTTTGGATGTATTCGGAGGGTTGCAGAAGCGGGAAGTAGTTATTTCTTCCGCTATAGAATCACAGCCGGAAACGTCTGTAGACGTTGTGCTGCCGCTTCTTCACGGGACTTTTGGCGAAGACGGCACCATTCAGGGGTTATTTGAGATGGCGAATATTCCTTATGCAGGTGCGGGAGTACTGGCTTCGGCAGTCGGAATGGATAAAGTAATCATGAAGAAAGTATTTGCCCAGGAAGATCTGCCCCAATGCGTTTTCCGCCATTTTACACGTAGCCAATGGCAAAAGGATCAGCCTTTCTTCCTGATGGGGCTTGAAATCTCGATAGGTTACCCTTGTTTTATCAAGCCGGCCAACCTGGGATCCAGTGTGGGGATCTCCAAAGCCCGTAACCGGGATGAGCTTATTAAAGCGGTAGAGGAAGCATTTAAGTATGACCGGAAAGTGATTATAGAAGAATTCGTTGAAGCCAGAGAGATCGAAGTAGCGGTTCTTGGAAACGAAGAGCCGGAAGTTTCAGTTCCAGGGGAGATCATTTCTTCTAAGAACAGTGATTTTTACGACTACAAAGCCAAATATCAGGATGGGAATTCTATAATGGTAATCCCTGCGGATATTCCTGAAGAAACGGCTGCCCAAATTCAGGAATTGGCCATTCGTGCTTTTAAAGCTATCGACGGGTCCGGATTATCCCGTGTTGATTTCTTCATGAGAAATTCGGACGGGCATATTTTGATTAATGAGATTAATACCATGCCTGGTTTTACTCCGTTCAGTATGTATCCCCTGCTCTGGAAAGAGTCGGGTAAGCCTTATGCACAACTGCTGGATGAACTGATCGATCTTGCTTTGGAAAGACACGCAGAGAAACAGAAACTGAAGTACAGCATGGAAAATTAA